Proteins encoded by one window of Coregonus clupeaformis isolate EN_2021a unplaced genomic scaffold, ASM2061545v1 scaf2154, whole genome shotgun sequence:
- the dgke gene encoding LOW QUALITY PROTEIN: diacylglycerol kinase epsilon (The sequence of the model RefSeq protein was modified relative to this genomic sequence to represent the inferred CDS: deleted 3 bases in 3 codons), with protein MVNRTRQRENATNFFILVSALLPGYFCTETPVTLPRMSMEGDEGNRDQSSREEWTLLLWTALAVVVPVIITLWCSAQRSKRKIHMKDFFRKSKHGWHCTDLFNKPTYCCVCQQHILQGAFCDCCGVCADETCLRRADRSLVCKEIMAPSQTDGTMEHRWVRGNVPLCSVCAVCKEQCGNQPKLCDFRCVWCQTMVHDDCKPSLSDGERCELGEFRSLIIPPHYLHNVNKLRRRHPDEYSKLASACGSGWTPVLVLANTRSGNNMGEALLGEFRTILNPVQVFDLSELPPSKALQLCTLLPPGSVRVLVCGGDGTVGWVLDAIDTMKLKGHDQFIPRVMILPLGTGNDLSNSLGWGSGYAGEIPVEQVLRNVLEAEVVKMDRWKVQVASKGLYFRKPKVLTMNNYFSVGPDALMALNFHNHREKTPSFFSSRIINKAVYFMYGTKDCLVQECKDLDKRIELELDGERVALPSLEGIIVCNIGYWGGGCRLWEGMGDEPYPPTRLDDGLLEVVGVFGSFHCAQIQVKMANPVRLGQAHTVRLVLKTSRMPMQVDGEPWAQGPCTITITHKTQAFMLYHSAEQTDDDDDESSTSEAESSAPHDSPKPAGPASARA; from the exons CACTCTTCCTCGAATGTCTATGGAGGGGGACGAGGGAAACCGCGACCAATCGTCACGGGAAGAGTGGACACTCCTGCTT TGGACCGCTCTCGCTGTCGTAGTGCCCGTGATCATTACATTGTGGTGCAGTGCCCAACGCTCCAAACGGAAAATACACATGAAAGACTTCTTCCGCAAGAGCAAGCACGGTTGGCACTGCACCGATCTGTTCAACAAGCCCACCTACTGCTGTGTATGCCAACAACACATTCTACAAGGGGCGTTCTGCGACTGCTGCGGAGTGTGCGCTGACGAGACATGCCTGCGTCGGGCCGACCGGAGCCTTGTGTGCAAAGAGATTATGGCGCCGTCCCAAACGGATGGGACAATGGAGCACCGCTGGGTCCGGGGAAACGTCCCTCTCTGCAGTGTCTGCGCGGTCTGCAAGGAGCAATGCGGGAACCAACCGAAGCTGTGTGACTTTAG gtgtgtgtggtgtcagaCCATGGTGCACGACGACTGCAAGCCCAGCCTGTCAGACGGGGAGCGCTGTGAGCTGGGCGAGTTCCGCAGCCTCATCATCCCCCCTCACTACCTCCACAATGTCAATAAGCTCCGCCGCAGGCACCCCGATGAGTACAGCAAG ctGGCGTCTGCCTGCGGGAGTGGCTGGACTCCAGTGCTGGTCCTGGCCAACACTCGCAGTGGGAACAACATGGGGGAGGCTCTGCTTGGAGAATTCCGCACCATCCTCAACCCTGTCCAG gtgTTTGACCTGTCGGAGCTGCCTCCCTCCAAGGCCCTGCAGCTGTGCACCCTGCTGCCTCCAGGCAGTGTGAGGGTGCTGGTGTGTGGGGGGGACGGCACCGTGGGCTGGGTGCTGGATGCCATCGACACCATGAAGCTCAAG GGCCACGACCAGTTCATCCCCAGGGTGATGATTCTG CCACTGGGTACGGGGAACGACCTGTCCAATTCCCTGGGCTGGGGGTCGGGCTACGCCGGGGAGATCCCTGTGGAGCAGGTGCTAAGGAATGTCCTTGAAGCAGAGGTGGTCAAGATGGACAG GTGGAAAGTTCAGGTAGCCTCAAAGGGACTCTACTTTCGTAAGCCAAAG GTCCTGACCATGAATAACTATTTCTCAGTGGGGCCGGATGCTCTGATGGCGCTCAACTTCCACAACCACCGTGAG AAGACCCCCTCCTTCTTCTCCAGTCGCATCATCAACAAG GCTGTATATTTCATGTATGGCACCAAAGATTGCTTAGTTCAAGAATGCAAAGACCTGGATAAGAGGATTGAG TTGGAGCTGGATGGAGAGAGGGTGGCCCTGCCCAGTCTGGAGGGCATCATCGTGTGTAACATCGGCTACTGGGGCGGAGGCTGTCGTCTGTGGGAGGGCATGGGGGACGAGCCCTACCCCCCTACACG GCTGGATGACGGGCTGCTGGAGGTGGTGGGTGTGTTTGGCTCCTTCCACTGTGCTCAGATCCAAGTCAAGATGGCCAACCCGGTGAGGCTGGGCCAGGCCCACACAGTCAGG CTGGTGCTGAAGACGTCCCGGATGCCCATGCAGGTGGACGGGGAGCCGTGGGCCCAGGGCCCGtgcaccatcaccatcacccacAAGACCCAGGCCTTCATGCTCTACCACAGCGCCGAGCAGacggacgacgacgacgacgaatCCAGCACCTCCGAGGCTGAGAGCTCCGCCCCCCATGACTCTCCTAAGCCAGCAGGTCCCGCCTCTGCTCGTGCCTGA